A section of the Candidatus Hydrogenedentota bacterium genome encodes:
- a CDS encoding 50S ribosome-binding GTPase, translating into METLAYDVVKKKHAGLLRFITAGSVDDGKSTLIGRLLYDSKSIFEDQLAALEQASLLRGEDGPNLALLTDGLRAEREQGITIDVAYRYFATPKRKFIIADCPGHIQYTRNMVTGASTANLAVVVVDARKGIVEQTCRHAFIASLLQIRHLMLCVNKMDLVDFDEKRFEAICDDFRAFSSKLSIPDIRYLPISALGGDNVVEPSPNMPWYTGQTLLDALETIEVSADHNHVDARFPVQYVIRPRDDAHHDFRGYAGRVEGGVFRPGDQVVALPSGFTSRIRWIQLFDSALPEAFAPMSVTLLLEDELDIGRGDMLLKTDNQPTSEQDIELMLCWLNGAAMKVGGTYALKHTTRDLRCVIKKIRYKVDITTLNHIEGDCIMGLNDIGCIQIRTTQPLHFDRYTKNRSTGSVILIDEFTNETVGAGMIL; encoded by the coding sequence ATGGAAACGCTGGCATATGACGTTGTGAAAAAGAAACACGCCGGGTTGCTCCGATTCATCACGGCAGGAAGCGTCGATGATGGAAAGAGCACCCTTATCGGCCGTCTGCTTTATGATTCCAAGTCCATCTTTGAGGACCAGCTTGCCGCGCTGGAGCAGGCAAGTCTGCTTCGCGGGGAAGACGGCCCCAACCTCGCCCTGTTGACCGACGGCCTCCGCGCCGAACGCGAGCAGGGAATCACCATCGATGTGGCCTATCGCTATTTCGCGACGCCGAAGCGGAAGTTTATTATTGCGGACTGCCCGGGCCATATTCAGTACACCCGAAACATGGTGACGGGCGCGTCCACCGCCAACCTGGCCGTCGTCGTGGTGGACGCGCGGAAGGGCATCGTGGAGCAGACCTGCCGCCACGCGTTTATTGCCTCCCTGTTGCAGATCAGGCACCTCATGCTGTGTGTCAACAAGATGGATCTCGTCGACTTTGACGAGAAACGATTTGAGGCCATCTGCGACGATTTTCGGGCGTTTTCAAGCAAATTGAGCATTCCAGACATCCGTTACCTGCCCATTTCCGCCCTCGGGGGAGACAATGTGGTGGAACCTTCCCCGAACATGCCCTGGTACACGGGGCAGACCCTGCTGGACGCTCTGGAGACGATTGAGGTCAGCGCGGATCATAACCACGTCGACGCGCGCTTTCCCGTTCAATATGTCATTCGTCCGCGGGATGACGCTCATCATGACTTTCGCGGCTACGCGGGTCGGGTCGAAGGCGGCGTGTTCCGGCCGGGCGATCAGGTGGTCGCGCTTCCCTCCGGTTTCACGTCGCGTATCCGGTGGATTCAGCTCTTTGACAGCGCATTGCCCGAAGCCTTCGCGCCCATGTCGGTAACACTTCTCCTGGAGGACGAGCTCGACATCGGACGGGGCGACATGCTCCTGAAGACGGACAATCAGCCGACCAGCGAACAGGATATCGAGTTGATGCTTTGCTGGCTGAACGGGGCCGCCATGAAAGTGGGCGGGACCTACGCCCTTAAACATACGACGCGAGACCTGCGGTGTGTCATCAAGAAGATCCGCTACAAGGTGGACATTACGACCTTGAACCACATCGAGGGGGACTGCATCATGGGACTGAATGACATCGGATGTATCCAGATTCGGACGACCCAGCCACTCCATTTTGACCGGTACACGAAAAACCGTTCCACCGGCAGCGTGATTCTGATCGATGAATTCACCAATGAGACCGTGGGTGCGGGGATGATTCTTTGA
- the purE gene encoding 5-(carboxyamino)imidazole ribonucleotide mutase encodes MTDKKRVRVAIIMGSKSDLPTMSGAAEALDALEVGYEMAVVSAHRTPVEMAEFASGAADRGIGVIIAGAGGAAHLPGMVAAHTPLPVIGVPVPVGYMQGMDALMSIVQMPKGVPVATVAIGGAYNAGLLAAQCLASGGITPDHELLTRIRNYKEAMRNQVQSMQIGAADRGTGE; translated from the coding sequence ATGACCGACAAGAAGCGAGTTCGGGTAGCGATAATCATGGGTTCAAAATCTGACCTGCCCACAATGAGTGGGGCGGCCGAAGCACTGGACGCCCTCGAGGTTGGCTACGAAATGGCCGTGGTTTCCGCCCACCGAACCCCGGTGGAAATGGCGGAATTCGCGTCCGGCGCGGCGGACCGGGGTATCGGCGTCATTATCGCCGGGGCCGGGGGCGCCGCACACTTGCCAGGGATGGTCGCCGCACACACGCCACTGCCCGTCATCGGCGTTCCGGTGCCGGTGGGCTACATGCAGGGTATGGATGCCCTGATGTCCATCGTACAAATGCCGAAAGGCGTGCCCGTCGCCACCGTGGCCATCGGCGGAGCCTACAATGCCGGCTTGCTCGCGGCCCAGTGTCTTGCCAGCGGCGGCATAACCCCGGACCACGAACTGCTGACGCGCATTCGGAACTACAAAGAGGCGATGCGGAATCAGGTCCAATCCATGCAGATCGGCGCGGCAGACCGGGGAACGGGGGAGTAG
- a CDS encoding bifunctional (p)ppGpp synthetase/guanosine-3',5'-bis(diphosphate) 3'-pyrophosphohydrolase, with the protein MRSLFAKLKKQLRKNFSEEELEVVRLAYRVADEAHHGQKRLSGEPYIIHSLSVAQNLAGIGLDPVTCAAGLLHDVVEDTPITSADLHAQFGEEITRLVEGVTKISGLHLPDRKVTHEVKQAQNIRKMLVATANDVRVILIKLADRLHNVRTLEHLPKEKRMRIARETLEIYAPMAHRLGISQWKWELEDHSFHHLMPEEYKAIAQQVAMKRRARESELYDVIRELEVRLKEAEVTARVIGRPKHLYSIYQKMVQQGKDFHEVMDIQAVRIITQTEAGCYNALGVVHSLWTPIPGRMKDYIAMPKLNMYQAIHTTVMGVSALPLEIQIRSEEMDKMAREGIAAHWIYKEGEKNRDTRLDHQLTWLRQMYSWVKDAHAPEELMDSMRRDFGPSHTYVFTPKGEVMELPPGATPLDYAYLIHSDVGHQCIGARVNGRMVPLRYHLQTGDVVEVLTSKSQTPHLDWVDIVVTGRARTRIRQRLRELGALAPMDDPMHHPHHEEAAPAPPPRPKVKPQEVREVDDKTRQNLVRIEGDKGMTVQFAKCCNPMPGHALIGYITKSTGLTVHRADCKSFAKSNRDAARVIEASWEGEGLYEMRIRVTIGQRPNVLSDLTNALRPINIDILRADYRLTEPGVGCFEFIVETSGKSAVNRIVRTLNTVSGVVNVNAEPVEMERGKPLSLAG; encoded by the coding sequence ATGCGAAGTCTATTTGCCAAACTCAAGAAGCAACTGCGAAAAAACTTCTCCGAAGAGGAGCTGGAAGTCGTCCGCCTGGCCTATCGGGTGGCGGATGAAGCGCACCACGGGCAGAAGCGTCTGTCCGGCGAGCCCTACATCATCCACAGCCTTTCCGTGGCCCAGAATCTCGCCGGGATCGGGTTGGATCCGGTCACTTGTGCGGCGGGCCTGCTCCATGACGTGGTGGAAGACACGCCGATCACGAGCGCCGATCTTCATGCGCAGTTTGGAGAAGAGATCACCCGGCTGGTGGAAGGGGTGACCAAGATCAGCGGGTTGCACCTGCCGGATCGGAAGGTCACCCACGAGGTAAAGCAGGCGCAGAACATCCGGAAGATGCTGGTGGCCACGGCGAACGATGTCCGGGTGATTTTGATCAAACTGGCGGACCGGCTGCACAACGTGCGCACCCTGGAGCATCTTCCGAAGGAAAAGCGCATGCGGATCGCTCGGGAGACGCTGGAGATTTATGCGCCAATGGCGCACCGGCTCGGTATCTCCCAGTGGAAATGGGAGCTCGAAGATCATTCCTTTCACCACCTGATGCCGGAAGAGTACAAGGCCATCGCGCAGCAGGTGGCCATGAAGCGCCGCGCGCGCGAGTCCGAGCTCTATGATGTGATCCGCGAGCTGGAGGTGCGACTGAAGGAGGCGGAGGTGACGGCGCGGGTGATCGGGCGCCCGAAGCACCTGTACAGCATTTATCAGAAGATGGTGCAGCAGGGCAAAGACTTTCACGAGGTCATGGACATCCAGGCGGTGCGCATCATCACCCAGACCGAGGCGGGCTGCTACAACGCCCTGGGCGTGGTGCACAGCCTCTGGACGCCGATCCCCGGCCGGATGAAAGACTATATCGCCATGCCGAAGCTCAACATGTACCAGGCCATCCACACGACGGTCATGGGGGTGAGCGCCCTTCCGCTGGAAATCCAGATTCGATCCGAAGAAATGGATAAGATGGCGCGGGAAGGCATCGCGGCGCACTGGATCTACAAAGAGGGCGAGAAAAACCGGGACACCCGGCTCGACCACCAGTTGACCTGGCTGCGCCAGATGTACAGTTGGGTGAAGGATGCGCATGCCCCGGAAGAGCTTATGGACAGCATGCGCCGGGATTTTGGACCTTCCCACACCTATGTCTTCACGCCGAAGGGCGAAGTGATGGAACTGCCGCCGGGGGCGACGCCGCTGGACTATGCCTATTTGATTCACTCCGACGTGGGCCACCAGTGCATCGGCGCGCGGGTGAACGGGCGCATGGTTCCCCTGCGCTATCACCTTCAGACGGGCGATGTGGTGGAGGTCCTGACCTCCAAGAGCCAGACGCCCCATCTGGACTGGGTGGATATCGTCGTCACGGGCCGCGCCCGCACGCGCATACGCCAGCGTTTGCGCGAGCTGGGCGCCCTGGCGCCCATGGACGATCCCATGCACCACCCTCATCACGAGGAGGCCGCGCCCGCGCCGCCCCCGCGCCCGAAGGTAAAGCCGCAGGAAGTGCGGGAGGTGGACGACAAGACCCGGCAGAATCTGGTGCGCATCGAAGGCGACAAAGGCATGACGGTACAGTTTGCCAAGTGCTGCAATCCCATGCCGGGCCATGCGCTGATCGGGTACATCACCAAGAGCACCGGGCTGACGGTGCATCGCGCGGACTGCAAGAGCTTCGCAAAATCCAACCGCGACGCGGCCCGGGTGATCGAGGCCTCGTGGGAGGGCGAGGGGCTGTATGAGATGCGGATTCGCGTGACCATCGGTCAGCGGCCCAACGTGCTCTCCGATCTTACGAATGCGCTTCGCCCGATCAACATCGACATCCTCCGTGCGGACTACCGCCTGACGGAGCCCGGCGTGGGTTGCTTCGAGTTTATCGTGGAGACCTCGGGCAAGAGCGCGGTGAACCGGATCGTGCGCACACTCAATACGGTCAGCGGCGTCGTGAACGTGAACGCGGAGCCGGTGGAAATGGAGCGGGGCAAACCCCTCTCCCTGGCGGGTTGA
- the uvrB gene encoding excinuclease ABC subunit UvrB, translated as MNRFNLKTEFAPAGDQPAAIDDLVRGLEEGLAHQVLLGVTGSGKTFTVANVIARTQRPALVLAHNKILAAQLYGEFKALFPENAVEYFVSYYDYYQPEAYVPASDTFIEKDSSVNDEIDKMRHAATRSLLSRRDCIIVASVSCIYGIGSPEVYGAMRVELEPGRIQDRDELIAGLVEMQYERNDVDFHRGTFRVRGDVVDIFPAYEADRAVRVELFGDEIENLVEIDPLRGTVLRKLRRTEIYPKTHYATTRAALEKAIEGIERELDERLIQLNNANEILYAQRLEQRTRYDLEMLKEIGFCSGIENYSRHLDGRQPGEPPYTLMSYFPDDYLLIIDESHISVPQVGAMFKGDRSRKDKLVDYGFRLPCARDNRPLMFDEFEDRMGQTIYVSATPGKYELEKTEGVIIEQVVRPTGLVDPEVEVRPAANQVDDLLGEVRARAERGERVLVTTLTKRMAEDLTSYFTDLNVRVRYMHSDVETLERIELIRQLRQGEYDVLVGINLLREGLDIPEVSLVAVLDADKEGFLRSETSLIQTCGRAARNLGGRVILYADTMTGSMTRAMEEMDRRREKQRAHNQKHGITPETIRKAIPDLLNTLYQREQRETPKAAEEPDLYVAARDIDKTIKKLEKAMKDAAAKMDFEKAAEFRDRMLALERRQIEEGL; from the coding sequence ATGAACCGCTTTAATCTGAAGACGGAGTTCGCGCCCGCCGGGGATCAGCCCGCGGCGATAGACGACCTCGTTCGGGGCCTTGAAGAGGGCCTGGCCCATCAGGTGCTCCTCGGCGTGACCGGCTCGGGCAAGACCTTTACGGTGGCGAACGTAATCGCCCGGACCCAGCGCCCGGCCCTGGTGCTGGCGCACAACAAGATCCTGGCGGCCCAGCTCTACGGCGAATTCAAAGCGCTCTTTCCCGAAAACGCGGTGGAGTACTTCGTAAGCTACTACGACTACTATCAGCCCGAGGCCTATGTGCCCGCGAGCGACACCTTCATCGAAAAGGACTCGTCCGTCAACGACGAGATCGACAAGATGCGCCACGCCGCGACGCGCTCACTGCTCAGCCGGCGCGACTGCATCATCGTGGCCAGCGTGTCCTGCATTTACGGGATCGGCTCCCCCGAGGTCTACGGCGCAATGCGCGTGGAGCTGGAGCCGGGCCGCATCCAGGATCGGGACGAGCTTATCGCCGGCCTGGTGGAGATGCAGTACGAGCGCAACGATGTGGATTTCCACCGCGGCACCTTTCGCGTGCGGGGCGATGTGGTGGATATCTTTCCGGCCTATGAGGCGGACCGGGCGGTGCGCGTGGAGCTGTTTGGCGACGAGATCGAAAATCTCGTGGAGATCGACCCGCTCCGCGGCACCGTGCTCCGGAAGCTCCGGCGCACGGAGATCTACCCCAAGACCCACTACGCCACCACGCGCGCCGCGCTGGAGAAAGCGATCGAGGGGATCGAGCGGGAGCTGGACGAGCGCCTGATCCAGTTGAACAACGCGAATGAAATTCTTTACGCACAGCGCCTCGAACAGCGCACGCGCTATGACCTGGAGATGCTCAAAGAGATCGGCTTCTGTTCGGGCATCGAGAACTACTCGCGGCATCTCGATGGGCGCCAGCCGGGAGAACCGCCCTATACGCTCATGAGTTATTTCCCCGACGACTACCTCCTGATTATCGACGAGAGCCACATCTCCGTGCCCCAGGTGGGGGCCATGTTCAAGGGCGATCGGTCGCGCAAAGACAAGCTGGTGGACTACGGCTTTCGTCTGCCCTGCGCCCGGGACAACCGTCCGCTGATGTTCGATGAGTTCGAAGATCGCATGGGCCAGACGATCTATGTCAGCGCCACGCCGGGCAAATATGAGCTGGAGAAAACGGAGGGCGTGATCATCGAGCAGGTCGTTCGGCCCACGGGGCTCGTGGATCCCGAAGTGGAGGTCCGGCCCGCGGCCAACCAGGTGGACGATCTGCTGGGCGAGGTGCGCGCGCGCGCGGAGCGGGGCGAGCGCGTGCTGGTGACCACACTGACCAAGCGCATGGCGGAGGATCTCACGAGCTACTTCACCGATCTCAACGTGCGCGTGCGCTATATGCACAGCGACGTGGAGACCCTGGAGCGCATCGAGCTGATCCGGCAACTTCGCCAGGGCGAGTACGATGTGCTGGTGGGGATCAACCTGCTCCGCGAGGGGCTGGATATTCCCGAAGTGTCTCTGGTGGCGGTACTGGATGCGGACAAAGAGGGGTTTCTACGTTCGGAGACCAGCCTGATTCAGACCTGCGGTCGCGCGGCGCGCAATCTGGGGGGACGCGTCATTCTCTACGCCGACACAATGACCGGGTCCATGACGCGGGCGATGGAAGAGATGGATCGCCGCCGCGAGAAGCAGCGTGCGCATAACCAGAAGCACGGCATTACGCCGGAGACCATCCGGAAGGCCATTCCCGATCTGCTCAATACGCTCTATCAGCGGGAACAGCGGGAAACGCCCAAAGCGGCGGAAGAGCCGGATCTGTACGTGGCCGCGCGCGATATCGACAAGACCATCAAGAAGCTGGAGAAGGCCATGAAGGACGCCGCCGCCAAGATGGACTTTGAGAAGGCCGCCGAATTCCGGGACCGAATGCTGGCCCTGGAGCGCCGCCAGATAGAAGAGGGGTTGTAG
- a CDS encoding SDR family oxidoreductase, translating into MEKRSILITGGTGIMGSWVLAKALERGFSPVVLMRDATMEQARQRLAAVLALPGADHRLDEITILQGDTCQPDLGLNDAQRGMLRNTLSLVIHCAASISFNPKKDFELQSANVDGLRHMMQLLEGTDVPLYHVSTAYVAGMHEGRVMEHELLDTPCKNTYERTKRQAEQIFVDALAAGTIRGAVFRPSIIVGAERNGLISQFHNFYSILRMVDVIEGGQLPAGESLRLQGNPESTLNLIPVDWVAEALWTIVEREGASARTYHLTNPNPCKLRELNHWATRTLSPMGSQMGFQPKLDGDITRAEQVANASLALYRHYLLDEPIFDRTNTDRALGGTLPCPRLDADFFDRLLGYARAQQWIGAFGCKLRGLLLDEDPSGSHITVERLKTDLAEDLATAATARS; encoded by the coding sequence ATGGAGAAGCGGTCGATTCTTATCACCGGCGGCACCGGTATCATGGGAAGCTGGGTGCTGGCCAAGGCCCTCGAACGGGGCTTTTCTCCGGTGGTATTGATGCGCGACGCCACGATGGAACAGGCGCGCCAGCGTCTTGCCGCCGTGCTGGCACTTCCCGGCGCGGACCATCGCCTCGACGAGATCACCATCCTCCAGGGCGATACGTGTCAGCCCGATCTGGGCCTGAACGATGCCCAGCGCGGCATGCTCCGCAATACCCTGAGCCTGGTCATCCATTGCGCCGCCAGCATCAGCTTCAATCCCAAGAAAGATTTTGAGCTCCAGTCCGCGAATGTGGACGGACTCCGGCACATGATGCAGTTGCTGGAAGGCACCGACGTGCCCCTCTACCACGTGAGCACCGCCTACGTGGCCGGCATGCACGAGGGCCGGGTCATGGAGCATGAACTCCTCGACACTCCCTGCAAAAACACCTACGAGCGCACCAAGCGCCAGGCCGAACAGATTTTCGTGGACGCCCTGGCCGCCGGCACGATTCGCGGCGCCGTATTCCGCCCCTCCATCATCGTGGGCGCCGAGCGCAACGGCCTCATCAGCCAGTTCCACAATTTCTACAGCATCCTCCGCATGGTGGATGTGATCGAGGGTGGCCAGTTGCCCGCGGGCGAAAGCCTTCGCCTTCAGGGCAATCCCGAGTCCACGCTGAACCTCATTCCTGTGGACTGGGTCGCCGAGGCCCTCTGGACCATCGTTGAACGTGAGGGTGCGTCCGCCCGGACCTACCACCTCACGAATCCGAATCCCTGCAAACTTCGCGAGCTCAACCACTGGGCCACGCGCACACTGAGCCCCATGGGCAGCCAGATGGGCTTCCAGCCCAAGCTCGACGGCGACATTACCCGTGCGGAGCAGGTGGCCAACGCCTCCCTCGCCCTGTATCGGCACTACCTCCTTGACGAGCCGATCTTTGATCGCACCAACACCGACCGGGCCCTCGGCGGGACCTTGCCCTGCCCCCGCCTGGATGCCGATTTCTTCGACCGGCTCCTCGGCTACGCCCGGGCCCAGCAGTGGATCGGCGCTTTCGGTTGCAAACTTCGCGGATTACTGCTGGATGAAGACCCCAGCGGCTCCCACATCACGGTGGAACGGCTCAAGACCGACCTGGCGGAAGACCTCGCCACGGCGGCCACGGCCCGAAGCTGA